The following are encoded in a window of Streptomyces sp. SAT1 genomic DNA:
- a CDS encoding chaplin, whose product MRIRMTAAAVLAGAALMTCAGTAAADAGAEGVAVGSPGVLSGNVIQVPIDLGLNLCGNSIDVIGLLNPATGNACANK is encoded by the coding sequence ATGAGGATCCGAATGACGGCCGCCGCGGTCCTGGCGGGTGCGGCCCTGATGACGTGCGCGGGAACCGCCGCCGCCGATGCCGGTGCGGAGGGCGTCGCGGTGGGCAGCCCCGGAGTGCTCTCCGGCAATGTCATCCAGGTCCCCATCGACCTCGGCCTGAACCTGTGCGGCAACTCGATCGACGTGATCGGGCTGCTCAACCCCGCCACCGGGAACGCGTGCGCGAACAAGTAA
- a CDS encoding (2Fe-2S)-binding protein has protein sequence MGSDQHTGHRSGTSFRVNGEPHTLLLDHRRVLLDVLREDLGLTGAKKGCDHGQCGACTVLVDGRRTNGCLLLAVTLEGCEVTTVEGLADDDGELHPLQQAFLDRDAFQCGYCTPGQLCSAVGVLAEAAAGHPSHVTGPAAAPGRPVPLDPREIRERMSGNLCRCGAYPRIVEAVEDIVP, from the coding sequence ATGGGCAGCGACCAGCACACCGGGCACCGTTCCGGAACATCGTTCCGGGTCAACGGCGAGCCCCACACCCTCCTCCTGGACCACCGCCGCGTCCTGCTGGACGTGCTGCGGGAGGATCTCGGTCTCACCGGGGCGAAGAAGGGCTGCGACCACGGCCAGTGCGGAGCCTGCACGGTCCTCGTCGACGGGCGCCGGACGAACGGCTGCCTGCTGCTCGCCGTCACCCTGGAGGGGTGCGAGGTGACGACCGTCGAGGGTCTGGCGGACGACGACGGGGAACTGCACCCGCTCCAGCAGGCGTTCCTTGACCGGGACGCCTTCCAGTGCGGCTACTGCACCCCGGGCCAGCTCTGCTCCGCCGTGGGCGTGCTGGCCGAGGCCGCGGCCGGCCACCCCTCGCACGTCACCGGCCCCGCCGCAGCCCCCGGCCGTCCCGTCCCGCTGGATCCGCGCGAGATCCGGGAGCGGATGAGCGGCAACCTGTGCCGCTGCGGGGCCTATCCGCGCATCGTCGAGGCCGTGGAGGACATCGTCCCGTGA
- a CDS encoding MFS transporter: protein MNRQVRSGGRRGDPAGTPDPRRWKALWVTLATGFMSLLDVTIVAVALPSMQRDLGTSASSVQWVVSGYALAFALVLVPAGRLGDAMGRRRIFLCALAGFVLCSAGAGAAPSITWLVVARLAQGACAGCLAPQNSALIQQMFRGAERGRAFGLFGAVVGVSSAVGPITGGLILALAHGTQGWRWIFYVNVPVGAVALLLGLRLLPKVAPGRRERLDLPGVTLLGTGVLALMLPLVFAESGGLHRLWWLFPLGALLLACFARWEARVAARDGQPLLDPRLLTGTRGYGLGTALGALYFVGFSGVWLVFALFFQNGLGYEPLRSGLAVTPFAIGSAAAAVVSGRLVERLGRLLTVCGLVAVVLGLGATALILHSAPPAMLTWLAAPALLVGGLGSGCVISPNVTMTLRDVPVRMAGAAGGALQTGQRLGGAVGTAALPGLFYAVLAATGQDYRAAVALAVGSALVAMLASLAVAVLDWRRDHRRRPPAPASGGPARTPSPGPDGSVHSDGRTDRCGTRGGGSPGRGAPGPGPGLPRTAQDTRRGDTDLDHGWE, encoded by the coding sequence GTGAACAGGCAAGTGCGGTCCGGCGGTCGCCGCGGCGACCCGGCGGGCACGCCCGACCCCAGGCGCTGGAAGGCCCTGTGGGTCACGCTGGCGACCGGCTTCATGAGCCTGCTCGACGTCACCATCGTGGCCGTGGCGCTGCCGTCCATGCAGCGCGACCTGGGCACCTCGGCGTCCTCCGTGCAGTGGGTGGTGTCCGGCTACGCCCTGGCGTTCGCCCTGGTCCTGGTGCCCGCAGGCCGCCTCGGCGACGCGATGGGCCGCCGCCGGATCTTCCTGTGCGCCCTGGCCGGCTTCGTGCTGTGCAGCGCCGGTGCCGGCGCCGCGCCCAGCATCACCTGGCTCGTCGTGGCCCGCCTCGCCCAGGGCGCCTGCGCGGGCTGCCTGGCCCCGCAGAACTCCGCGCTGATCCAGCAGATGTTCCGCGGGGCCGAACGCGGACGCGCCTTCGGCCTCTTCGGCGCCGTCGTGGGCGTCTCCAGCGCGGTCGGGCCGATCACCGGCGGCCTGATCCTCGCCCTGGCCCACGGCACCCAGGGCTGGCGCTGGATCTTCTACGTCAACGTCCCCGTCGGCGCCGTCGCCCTGCTGCTCGGCCTGCGGCTGCTGCCCAAGGTGGCGCCCGGCCGCCGGGAACGGCTCGACCTGCCCGGCGTGACCCTGCTCGGCACCGGCGTCCTGGCCCTGATGCTGCCCCTGGTCTTCGCCGAGAGCGGCGGCCTGCACCGGCTGTGGTGGCTGTTCCCGCTCGGCGCGCTGCTGCTGGCCTGCTTCGCCCGGTGGGAGGCGCGGGTGGCGGCCCGCGACGGACAGCCGCTGCTGGACCCGCGGCTGCTCACCGGCACCCGCGGCTACGGCCTGGGCACCGCGCTCGGCGCGCTGTACTTCGTGGGCTTCAGCGGCGTATGGCTGGTGTTCGCGCTCTTCTTCCAGAACGGCCTGGGCTACGAGCCGCTGCGCTCCGGGCTCGCGGTGACGCCGTTCGCCATCGGCTCGGCCGCCGCCGCGGTCGTCTCCGGGCGCCTGGTGGAGCGGCTGGGACGGCTGCTCACGGTCTGCGGCCTGGTCGCGGTGGTGCTCGGCCTCGGCGCCACCGCGCTGATCCTGCACTCCGCCCCGCCCGCCATGCTCACCTGGCTCGCGGCGCCCGCCCTGCTCGTCGGCGGGCTCGGCAGCGGCTGCGTCATCTCACCGAACGTGACGATGACGCTCCGCGACGTACCCGTGCGGATGGCCGGGGCGGCGGGCGGCGCCCTCCAGACCGGCCAGCGCCTGGGCGGCGCCGTGGGCACGGCCGCGCTGCCCGGCCTGTTCTACGCGGTGCTCGCCGCCACCGGACAGGACTACCGCGCCGCCGTGGCGCTGGCCGTGGGCTCCGCGCTCGTGGCGATGCTGGCGTCCCTGGCGGTGGCCGTCCTCGACTGGCGCCGCGACCACCGGCGGCGGCCCCCGGCCCCGGCGTCCGGCGGGCCCGCGCGCACCCCCTCGCCGGGTCCGGACGGCTCCGTTCACTCCGACGGCCGTACGGACAGGTGCGGAACGCGCGGCGGGGGTTCCCCCGGACGCGGTGCGCCCGGACCGGGGCCAGGTTTGCCGCGCACCGCACAGGACACCCGGCGCGGTGACACCGACCTCGATCACGGCTGGGAGTGA
- a CDS encoding CsbD family protein → MAGDQKAKGKKEQMKGKAKETVGRTVGNERMTAEGRAEKTKGDARQAKEKGKDTLKP, encoded by the coding sequence GTGGCTGGAGACCAGAAGGCCAAAGGCAAGAAGGAACAGATGAAGGGCAAGGCCAAGGAGACGGTCGGCCGCACCGTGGGCAACGAGCGGATGACCGCCGAGGGCCGCGCCGAGAAGACCAAGGGCGACGCGCGCCAGGCCAAGGAGAAGGGCAAGGACACCCTCAAGCCCTGA
- a CDS encoding SigB/SigF/SigG family RNA polymerase sigma factor codes for MALTAEAKAIRARTELPEVPDPSQVAPTDARALSRVFFDRLAHLEEGTHEYQYARNTLIEMNMSLVRYAAGRFRSRGPQEMEDIVQVGMIGLIKAIDRFEISREVEFTSFAVPYIVGEIKRFFRDTTWAVHVPRRLQEARVELAKATEELSSRLGRKPTTKELAELMNLPEQEVIDARVASNGYTSASLDAAVSSSEDGESVLADFIGAEDMGMELVEDLHSLAPLLEELDDRDRQIIHMRFVEELTQAQIGERLGISQMHVSRLLNRLLRRLRQGLLSVH; via the coding sequence ATGGCGTTGACCGCGGAGGCGAAGGCGATCCGAGCTCGGACGGAGCTGCCGGAGGTGCCCGACCCCTCACAGGTCGCGCCGACCGACGCACGCGCTCTGTCCCGGGTGTTCTTCGACCGGCTCGCGCACCTGGAAGAGGGCACGCACGAGTACCAGTACGCCCGCAACACGCTGATCGAGATGAACATGTCGCTGGTGCGGTACGCGGCGGGCCGCTTCCGCAGCCGGGGTCCCCAGGAGATGGAGGACATCGTCCAGGTCGGCATGATCGGCCTGATCAAGGCGATCGACCGGTTCGAGATCTCCCGCGAGGTGGAGTTCACCTCCTTCGCGGTGCCGTACATCGTCGGCGAGATCAAGCGTTTCTTCCGGGACACCACCTGGGCCGTGCATGTGCCGCGGCGGCTCCAGGAGGCCCGGGTGGAGCTGGCCAAGGCCACCGAGGAGCTGAGCAGCCGGCTCGGGCGCAAGCCCACCACAAAGGAGCTGGCGGAGCTGATGAACCTCCCCGAGCAGGAGGTCATCGACGCCCGGGTGGCGTCCAACGGCTACACGTCCGCGTCCCTGGACGCCGCCGTCAGCAGCAGCGAGGACGGCGAGAGCGTCCTGGCCGACTTCATCGGCGCCGAGGACATGGGCATGGAGCTGGTGGAGGATCTGCACAGCCTCGCGCCGCTGCTGGAGGAGCTGGACGATCGGGACCGGCAGATCATCCACATGCGGTTCGTCGAGGAGCTGACGCAGGCGCAGATCGGCGAGCGGCTGGGGATCTCGCAGATGCATGTCTCGCGGCTGCTCAACCGGCTGCTGAGGCGGCTGCGGCAGGGCCTGCTGAGCGTGCACTGA
- a CDS encoding FAD-dependent oxidoreductase produces the protein MPRPLRVAIVGAGPAGIYAADALLKSGVATDPGVSIDLFERMPAPFGLIRYGVAPDHPRIKGIVTALHQVLDKPQIRLFGNVDYPGDISLDDLRAFYDAVIFSTGATADRALSVPGADLDGSYGAADFVSWYDGHPDVPRTWPLQAEKVAVLGVGNVALDVARILAKTADELLPTEIPPNVYEGLKANKALEIHVFGRRGPAQAKFSPMELRELDHSPNIEVIVDPEDIDYDEGSIATRRGNKQADMVAKTLENWAIRDVGDRPHKLFLHFFESPAEILGTDGRVTGLRTERTELDGTGNVKGTGAFKDWDVTAVYRAVGYLSDRLPKLPWDEDSGTVPDEAGRIIGETGEHVQSAYVTGWIRRGPVGLIGHTKGDANETVASLLDDYASGRLHTPASPDPEAVDAFLAEHGVRFTTWDGWYRLDAAEKALGEPQGRERVKIVEREDMLGASGA, from the coding sequence ATGCCGCGCCCCCTGCGGGTAGCCATCGTCGGAGCCGGCCCCGCCGGCATCTACGCCGCCGACGCTCTTCTCAAGTCCGGCGTGGCCACCGACCCGGGTGTGTCCATCGACCTCTTCGAGCGGATGCCGGCGCCGTTCGGCCTGATCCGCTACGGCGTCGCCCCCGACCACCCCCGGATCAAGGGCATCGTCACGGCCCTGCACCAGGTGCTGGACAAGCCCCAGATCCGTCTGTTCGGCAACGTCGACTACCCGGGCGACATCAGCCTGGACGACCTGCGCGCCTTCTACGACGCCGTGATCTTCTCCACCGGCGCCACCGCCGACCGGGCGCTGTCCGTGCCCGGCGCCGACCTGGACGGCTCCTACGGCGCCGCCGACTTCGTCTCCTGGTACGACGGGCACCCGGACGTGCCGCGCACCTGGCCGCTCCAGGCCGAGAAGGTCGCCGTCCTCGGCGTCGGCAACGTCGCCCTGGACGTGGCCCGCATCCTCGCCAAGACCGCCGACGAGCTGCTGCCCACCGAGATCCCGCCGAACGTCTACGAGGGCCTGAAGGCCAACAAGGCGCTGGAGATCCACGTGTTCGGCCGCCGCGGTCCCGCGCAGGCGAAGTTCAGCCCGATGGAGCTGCGGGAGCTGGACCACTCCCCCAACATCGAGGTCATCGTGGACCCCGAGGACATCGACTACGACGAGGGCTCCATCGCCACCCGGCGCGGCAACAAGCAGGCCGACATGGTCGCCAAGACGCTGGAGAACTGGGCGATCCGCGACGTCGGCGACCGCCCGCACAAGCTGTTCCTGCACTTCTTCGAGTCCCCGGCGGAGATCCTCGGCACGGACGGCCGGGTCACCGGTCTGCGCACCGAGCGCACCGAGCTGGACGGCACCGGCAACGTCAAGGGCACCGGCGCCTTCAAGGACTGGGACGTCACGGCCGTCTACCGCGCCGTGGGCTACCTCTCCGACCGGCTGCCGAAGCTGCCCTGGGACGAGGACTCGGGCACCGTCCCGGACGAGGCCGGGCGGATCATCGGCGAGACCGGCGAGCATGTGCAGTCGGCGTACGTGACCGGCTGGATCCGGCGCGGTCCGGTGGGCCTGATCGGCCACACCAAGGGCGACGCCAACGAGACGGTCGCCAGCCTGCTGGACGACTACGCCTCCGGCCGGCTGCACACCCCGGCCTCCCCTGACCCGGAGGCCGTCGACGCCTTCCTGGCCGAGCACGGCGTCCGGTTCACGACCTGGGACGGCTGGTACCGCCTCGACGCCGCGGAGAAGGCGCTCGGCGAGCCGCAGGGCCGCGAGCGCGTGAAGATCGTCGAGCGCGAGGACATGCTCGGGGCGAGCGGCGCGTAG
- a CDS encoding FAD binding domain-containing protein encodes MKPFGYLRAGSVDEAADAFAAHPGARYLGGGTNLVDLMKLGVERPDFLVDVTGLPLDTVQELPDGSLRVGATVRNSDLAAHPLVRDRWPVLSQALLAGASGQLRNAATTGGNLMQRTRCPYFQDLSKPCAKREPGSGCGALESVHRDHAVLGYSDRCIATNPSDMAVALSALDARVELYGTEGARSVPAAEFHRLPGEHPERDTALRPGELITSVVLPAAAAHLPSAYRKARDRASYAFALASVAVVLRVADGVVAHAGIAFGALAHRPWRARRAEEALLGSPVTAEAFADAVDRELAAARPLRDNAYKVPLARNLAVDVLTRLAEPATV; translated from the coding sequence GTGAAACCCTTCGGCTACCTACGGGCGGGCAGTGTGGACGAGGCGGCGGACGCCTTCGCCGCGCACCCCGGGGCCCGCTATCTCGGCGGCGGCACCAATCTGGTCGACCTGATGAAACTGGGCGTGGAGCGCCCGGACTTCCTCGTCGACGTCACCGGGCTGCCGCTGGACACGGTGCAGGAACTGCCCGACGGCTCGCTGCGGGTGGGCGCCACCGTGCGCAACAGCGACCTCGCGGCGCACCCCCTGGTCCGCGACCGCTGGCCGGTGCTGTCGCAGGCGCTGCTCGCGGGCGCCTCCGGCCAGTTGCGCAACGCCGCCACCACCGGCGGCAACCTGATGCAGCGCACCCGCTGCCCGTACTTCCAGGACCTGTCCAAGCCGTGCGCCAAGCGGGAGCCCGGCAGCGGCTGCGGCGCCCTGGAGAGCGTGCACCGCGACCACGCCGTGCTCGGGTACTCCGACCGGTGCATCGCCACCAACCCCTCGGACATGGCGGTGGCGCTGTCCGCCCTGGACGCGCGCGTGGAGCTGTACGGGACGGAGGGCGCGCGCAGCGTCCCGGCGGCCGAGTTCCACCGGCTGCCCGGCGAGCATCCGGAGCGGGACACCGCACTGCGTCCCGGCGAGCTGATCACCTCCGTGGTGCTCCCGGCGGCGGCCGCACATCTGCCCTCGGCGTACCGCAAGGCCCGCGACCGGGCCTCCTACGCCTTCGCCCTCGCCTCGGTCGCGGTGGTGCTGCGGGTCGCGGACGGTGTCGTGGCGCACGCGGGGATCGCCTTCGGGGCGCTGGCCCACCGGCCGTGGCGGGCGCGGCGCGCCGAGGAGGCCCTGCTCGGCTCACCGGTCACCGCCGAGGCGTTCGCGGACGCCGTCGACCGGGAGCTCGCCGCGGCCCGGCCGCTGCGGGACAACGCCTACAAGGTGCCGCTGGCCCGCAATCTCGCCGTGGACGTGCTGACCCGGCTCGCCGAGCCCGCCACGGTCTGA
- a CDS encoding catalase produces MTDVSSKGPGDDPKALTNRQGHPVYDNQNQRTVGARGPATLENYQFLEKISHFDRERIPERVVHARGVTAYGYFEAYGAWGDEPIGRHTRARLFQERGRRTELAVRFSTVIGGRDSAETARDPRGFAVKFYTEDGNWDLVGNNLGVFFIRDAIKFPDVIHALKPDPVTFEQQPRRIFDFMSQTPESMHMLVNLFSPRGIPADYRHMQGFGVNTYKWVNDEGRTVLVKYHWMPKQGVRSMTEEDAANVQAQSLGHATKDLYEAVARGEYPEWELLVQMMDDNDHPELDFDPLDDTKTWPEQDFPPRPVGRMVLDRMPENYFADNEQISFGTGVLVDGLDFSDDKMLVGRTFSYSDTQRYRVGPNYLQLPVNQPKHAPVHTNQRDGQMTYHIDGGGANPLVNYEPSITGGLQEAVYPAHEEQGPEIRGRLTRARIPRANDYQQAGQRYLLMEQWERDDLVKNLVGQLSRCDRPVQERMVWHFLLVENELGVRVGEGIGVSPQDVAGLEPLAGQDLTDEDRKRLSRLGENPPRDVEGLTMTHCVPDERHTVTR; encoded by the coding sequence ATGACGGACGTATCCAGCAAGGGTCCGGGCGACGACCCGAAGGCCCTCACCAACCGGCAGGGCCATCCCGTCTACGACAACCAGAACCAGCGGACCGTCGGCGCCCGCGGTCCCGCGACGCTGGAGAACTACCAGTTCCTGGAGAAGATCAGCCACTTCGACCGGGAGCGCATCCCGGAGCGGGTGGTGCACGCCCGAGGAGTGACGGCGTACGGCTACTTCGAGGCGTACGGCGCCTGGGGCGACGAGCCGATCGGCCGCCACACCCGGGCCAGGCTGTTCCAGGAGCGCGGCAGGCGCACCGAACTCGCCGTCCGCTTCTCCACGGTGATCGGCGGCCGCGACTCCGCCGAGACCGCCCGCGACCCGCGCGGCTTCGCGGTGAAGTTCTACACCGAGGACGGCAACTGGGACCTCGTCGGCAACAACCTCGGCGTCTTCTTCATCCGGGACGCCATCAAGTTCCCCGACGTCATCCACGCCCTCAAGCCCGACCCGGTGACCTTCGAGCAGCAGCCCCGGCGGATCTTCGACTTCATGTCGCAGACGCCCGAGTCGATGCACATGCTGGTCAACCTGTTCAGCCCGCGCGGCATCCCCGCCGACTACCGGCACATGCAGGGCTTCGGCGTCAACACCTACAAGTGGGTCAACGACGAGGGCCGCACCGTCCTCGTCAAGTACCACTGGATGCCCAAGCAGGGCGTGCGCAGCATGACGGAGGAGGACGCGGCCAACGTCCAGGCGCAGTCCCTGGGCCACGCGACCAAGGACCTCTACGAGGCGGTCGCGCGCGGCGAGTACCCCGAGTGGGAACTGCTCGTGCAGATGATGGACGACAACGACCACCCGGAGCTGGACTTCGACCCGCTGGACGACACCAAGACCTGGCCCGAGCAGGACTTCCCGCCCCGGCCGGTGGGCCGGATGGTCCTCGACCGGATGCCGGAGAACTACTTCGCGGACAACGAGCAGATCTCCTTCGGCACCGGCGTCCTCGTCGACGGCCTGGACTTCTCCGACGACAAGATGCTGGTCGGCCGCACCTTCTCCTACAGCGACACCCAGCGCTACCGGGTCGGCCCCAACTACCTCCAGCTCCCGGTCAACCAGCCCAAGCACGCGCCGGTGCACACCAACCAGCGCGACGGCCAGATGACGTACCACATCGACGGCGGCGGAGCGAACCCCCTCGTCAACTACGAGCCGTCCATCACGGGCGGCCTCCAGGAGGCGGTGTACCCCGCGCACGAGGAGCAGGGGCCCGAGATCCGCGGCCGGCTGACCCGCGCCCGCATCCCGCGCGCCAACGACTACCAGCAGGCCGGCCAGCGCTATCTGCTGATGGAGCAGTGGGAGCGCGACGACCTCGTGAAGAACCTGGTGGGCCAGCTCTCCCGGTGCGACCGGCCGGTGCAGGAGCGCATGGTGTGGCACTTCCTGCTGGTCGAGAACGAGCTGGGCGTGAGGGTCGGCGAGGGCATCGGCGTCTCGCCCCAGGACGTGGCGGGTCTTGAGCCGCTGGCCGGGCAGGACCTCACCGACGAGGACCGCAAGCGGCTGTCCCGGCTGGGCGAGAACCCGCCGCGCGACGTGGAGGGCCTGACCATGACCCACTGCGTCCCCGACGAGCGGCACACCGTGACCCGCTGA
- a CDS encoding DMT family transporter, whose protein sequence is MIGLAVFFAVMGAASNAVGTAFQRKAASAVPTGGGLRLLLALARHPVWLAGICGVVASAMFQALALVNGPLALVQPLFIMELPFALLIAGSLMRRGLPARGWAAVAGVVAGLALVLVAASPSGSHDQAPMVRWVPALIGCLGAMAGAFALARPGRSPLLRAAALAAAAAIGNALTAALLKSASGILDADGFTAFLTTWQTYGFAVVGVCSLLLLENALQAGSLAASQPALTIGDATVSLLLGVTLFGEHIRTGVWLLPELAGAGLIVWGVLRLIRVVPHAQQTLAGETAPASPAGRVPDPADGRVDG, encoded by the coding sequence GTGATCGGGCTGGCCGTGTTCTTCGCCGTCATGGGCGCCGCGAGCAACGCCGTGGGGACCGCCTTCCAGCGGAAGGCCGCCTCCGCCGTGCCCACCGGCGGCGGACTGCGGCTGCTGCTCGCCCTGGCCCGGCATCCCGTGTGGCTCGCGGGCATCTGCGGGGTCGTCGCCTCCGCCATGTTCCAGGCGCTCGCGCTGGTCAACGGGCCGCTGGCGCTGGTGCAGCCGCTGTTCATCATGGAACTGCCGTTCGCCCTGCTCATCGCGGGCTCCCTCATGCGCCGGGGCCTGCCCGCCCGGGGCTGGGCCGCCGTCGCCGGAGTCGTCGCCGGGCTCGCCCTGGTCCTGGTCGCCGCCTCGCCCTCCGGATCCCACGACCAGGCGCCCATGGTCCGCTGGGTGCCCGCGCTGATCGGCTGCCTGGGGGCGATGGCCGGGGCGTTCGCCCTGGCCCGCCCCGGACGCTCGCCCCTGCTGCGCGCCGCCGCCCTGGCGGCCGCCGCCGCCATCGGCAACGCGCTGACCGCCGCCCTGCTGAAGTCCGCGAGCGGCATCCTGGACGCCGACGGCTTCACCGCCTTCCTCACCACCTGGCAGACCTACGGGTTCGCCGTCGTCGGCGTCTGCTCGCTGCTGCTCCTGGAGAACGCCCTCCAGGCCGGTTCGCTGGCCGCCTCCCAGCCCGCCCTGACCATCGGGGACGCCACCGTGAGTCTGCTGCTGGGCGTCACCCTCTTCGGCGAGCACATCCGCACGGGCGTCTGGCTCCTGCCGGAACTGGCGGGCGCCGGCCTCATCGTCTGGGGCGTCCTGAGGCTGATCCGCGTCGTCCCGCACGCCCAGCAGACCCTCGCCGGCGAGACCGCCCCCGCCTCTCCCGCCGGCCGCGTCCCGGACCCCGCGGACGGCCGGGTGGACGGCTGA
- a CDS encoding xanthine dehydrogenase family protein molybdopterin-binding subunit, with the protein MSVAATVLGAPVERREGRLKVTGGARYAAEYRLPGRVHAWPVPAAVARGRVTAVDTAAALALPGVLTVLTCENAPRMAEPEDAALAVLQDPRVPHRGWFVALAVAESPEAARAAAEAVEVTYAQEEHDVTLRVDHPGAYEPETANGGFPGRREHGHPESAFAASAVRVDVGYSVPPLHNHPMEPHSSTAHWGHGRLTVYASSQGGTAMRDTLAQMFELPQERITVVSEHVGGGFGSKGTARPDTVLAVLAAKATGRPVTVALPRRFLPAVVGHRAPTLHRIRLGADADGRLTSLTHVATTWTSRIKEFVEQAAVPGRVMYAVPQSLTTHRVVPLDVPSPSWMRAPGEAPGMYALESALDELAGELGMDPVELRVRNEPDREPDSGRPFSSRHLVECLREGARRFGWAHRDPRPRSRAEGPLLIGTGVASATYPVYVQPSAARARALPDGTFVVGINATDIGTGARTVLAQVAADALDVPLDLVRTEVGDSDLPPASLAGGSSGTASWGWAVHEACRRLKERLADHAGPPPGAGLSARADTTGQADAGSAFARHAFGAHFAEVAVDTVTGEVRVRRMLGVFAAGRILNARTARSQFIGGMTMGLGMALTEGSTMDPVFGDFVESDLASYHVPVHADVPDVEAYWVEETDTRLNPMGSKGIGEIGIVGSAAAVGNAVHHATGVRFRELPLTPDKVLSGLAG; encoded by the coding sequence ATGTCCGTCGCCGCGACCGTGCTGGGCGCTCCCGTCGAGCGCCGCGAAGGACGCCTGAAGGTCACCGGCGGCGCCCGCTACGCCGCCGAGTACCGGCTGCCGGGCCGGGTCCACGCCTGGCCGGTGCCGGCGGCGGTGGCCCGGGGCCGGGTGACGGCGGTCGACACCGCCGCCGCTCTGGCGCTGCCCGGCGTCCTGACGGTCCTCACCTGCGAGAACGCCCCGCGAATGGCGGAACCGGAGGACGCGGCGCTCGCCGTGCTCCAGGACCCGCGGGTGCCGCACCGCGGCTGGTTCGTCGCCCTGGCCGTGGCCGAGTCCCCGGAGGCGGCGCGGGCCGCCGCCGAGGCGGTCGAGGTCACGTACGCGCAGGAGGAGCACGACGTCACGCTGCGCGTGGACCATCCGGGCGCCTACGAGCCGGAGACCGCCAACGGCGGCTTCCCCGGCCGCCGCGAACACGGCCATCCGGAGAGCGCGTTCGCCGCCTCCGCCGTCCGGGTGGACGTCGGCTACAGCGTGCCGCCGCTGCACAACCACCCGATGGAACCGCACTCCAGCACGGCCCACTGGGGCCACGGCCGGCTGACCGTGTACGCCTCCAGCCAGGGCGGCACGGCGATGCGCGACACGCTGGCCCAGATGTTCGAGCTGCCCCAGGAGCGGATCACCGTCGTCTCCGAGCACGTCGGGGGCGGCTTCGGCTCCAAGGGCACCGCCCGCCCCGACACGGTGCTCGCCGTGCTGGCCGCCAAGGCGACCGGGCGGCCGGTGACGGTGGCGCTGCCGCGCCGCTTCCTGCCCGCGGTGGTCGGCCACCGGGCGCCCACCCTGCACCGGATCCGCCTGGGCGCCGACGCCGACGGCCGGCTGACCTCCCTGACCCATGTGGCCACCACCTGGACCTCGCGCATCAAGGAGTTCGTGGAGCAGGCGGCGGTGCCCGGCCGTGTCATGTACGCCGTGCCGCAGAGCCTCACCACGCACCGGGTGGTGCCCCTCGACGTGCCCTCGCCCTCCTGGATGCGCGCGCCGGGCGAGGCGCCCGGTATGTACGCCCTGGAGTCCGCCCTGGACGAACTGGCCGGTGAGCTGGGCATGGACCCGGTGGAACTGCGGGTGCGCAACGAGCCCGACCGGGAGCCGGACAGCGGCAGGCCGTTCAGCAGCAGGCACCTCGTGGAGTGCCTGCGCGAGGGCGCCCGCCGCTTCGGCTGGGCCCACCGCGACCCGCGGCCCCGGTCCCGGGCGGAGGGGCCCCTGCTGATCGGCACGGGCGTGGCCTCGGCCACGTACCCGGTGTACGTGCAGCCGTCCGCCGCCCGAGCACGGGCGCTGCCCGACGGCACGTTCGTGGTCGGGATCAACGCCACCGACATCGGGACCGGGGCCCGGACGGTGCTGGCCCAGGTGGCGGCGGACGCGCTGGACGTGCCGCTGGACCTGGTGCGCACGGAGGTGGGGGACAGCGATCTGCCGCCCGCCTCGCTGGCCGGCGGCTCCTCCGGGACCGCGTCGTGGGGCTGGGCCGTGCACGAGGCGTGCCGACGGCTCAAGGAGCGGCTCGCCGACCACGCCGGGCCTCCGCCCGGGGCGGGGCTCAGCGCGCGTGCGGACACCACCGGCCAGGCCGACGCGGGGAGCGCCTTCGCCCGGCACGCCTTCGGGGCGCACTTCGCCGAGGTCGCCGTCGACACGGTGACCGGCGAGGTGCGGGTGCGCCGGATGCTCGGCGTGTTCGCCGCCGGACGGATCCTGAACGCCCGTACCGCCCGCTCGCAGTTCATCGGCGGCATGACCATGGGGCTCGGCATGGCCCTGACCGAGGGCAGCACCATGGACCCGGTCTTCGGGGACTTCGTGGAGTCGGACCTGGCGTCGTACCACGTGCCGGTGCACGCGGACGTGCCGGACGTGGAGGCGTACTGGGTCGAGGAGACCGACACCCGGCTCAACCCGATGGGGAGCAAGGGGATCGGTGAGATCGGCATCGTGGGCAGCGCGGCGGCCGTCGGCAACGCCGTCCACCACGCCACCGGGGTCCGCTTCCGTGAGCTGCCGCTGACGCCGGACAAGGTGCTGAGCGGACTGGCCGGGTGA